One Campylobacter lari DNA segment encodes these proteins:
- a CDS encoding YfhL family 4Fe-4S dicluster ferredoxin — MSLLITRECISCDACREECPDEAIYDNDPIYVIDPDLCTECVNEFSEPACIVACPVDCIIPDPDNVESIDELRLKHKNKDI, encoded by the coding sequence ATGTCACTTTTAATCACTAGAGAATGTATATCCTGTGATGCATGCAGGGAAGAATGTCCAGATGAGGCTATTTATGATAACGATCCAATCTATGTTATAGATCCTGATCTATGCACTGAATGTGTGAATGAATTTTCAGAACCAGCCTGTATAGTAGCCTGTCCTGTAGATTGTATCATACCTGATCCTGACAATGTAGAAAGCATCGATGAACTTCGCTTGAAACATAAAAACAAAGATATTTAA
- the hsrA gene encoding homeostatic response regulator transcription factor HsrA — protein MRILVVEDEASLNKTLSNTLNEFGYQSDTSENFKDAEYFIGIRHYDLVLSNWTIGNNDASDLINAIKQKSPRTAIVTICSKADKENEIKALKAGADDYIKKPLDFEILMARIEARLRFGGTNVIKIDDLVIDPDEEKITYQGKDIELKGKPFEVLTHLARHSDQIVSKEQLLDAIWEEPELVTPNVIEVAINQIRQKMDKPLNISTIETVRRRGYRFCFPKKTN, from the coding sequence ATGCGTATTTTAGTTGTAGAAGATGAAGCATCGCTTAACAAAACCTTATCAAATACCTTAAACGAGTTTGGTTACCAAAGTGATACTTCAGAAAATTTTAAAGACGCTGAGTATTTTATAGGTATTAGACACTATGATTTAGTATTATCAAATTGGACTATAGGCAATAACGACGCAAGCGATTTGATCAATGCTATCAAACAAAAATCTCCAAGAACTGCTATAGTTACAATATGCTCAAAAGCAGACAAAGAAAATGAAATCAAAGCTTTAAAAGCTGGAGCAGATGATTATATAAAAAAACCTTTAGATTTTGAAATTTTAATGGCAAGAATCGAAGCTAGACTTAGATTTGGTGGAACTAATGTGATTAAAATTGATGATTTAGTGATTGACCCTGATGAAGAAAAAATCACTTATCAAGGAAAGGATATAGAATTAAAAGGAAAGCCTTTTGAAGTTTTAACTCACCTTGCTAGACATTCTGATCAAATCGTATCAAAAGAACAACTTTTAGATGCTATTTGGGAAGAACCTGAACTTGTAACTCCAAATGTTATAGAAGTTGCAATCAATCAAATAAGACAAAAAATGGATAAACCACTCAATATCTCTACTATAGAAACTGTGCGTCGCAGAGGATATCGCTTTTGTTTTCCTAAAAAAACTAACTAA
- a CDS encoding Ppx/GppA phosphatase family protein yields MAKKTAVIDLGSNSVRMVVFERTSRYGFFICSEHKKKVRLGENAYNNNKILQEEAMLKAEKALAYFKEKALKEKCRKIIAVGTSALRDAPNAKDFISRIAKNVGLNIKCINGKTESFLGGLAALNLLSNIQNATTIDIGGGSTELCLIKEGKIIDCISLDLGTVRLKEIFYDTKRLNALDQFIQEALMQVPKRFQNDNIIAIGGSLRALSNSIMKKNSYPLKIIHNFSYSFEKEKNHIEKIQNAKNLVDFNIKKDRFDTIKEGCVIFLALAKNLKAKNIITSAVGVREGVFLSNLFQKYANIKNDTTDFSKFNAKFPPNFNPSLKSLQDRFNIDYSDKSAYFANKLFDVLLPVHKVDISFKKDLLNAAKLAHIGERINFYFANEHSAYMAMSGLNFGFSHKEILLIATLLKANGKKINPFAIEHVKELLPNNHILTWLNFILALAKKLAKDTDINLDFMLKNHTLYIYSDKKQIYFSKEEIKKISKPKLIILAFNQKN; encoded by the coding sequence ATGGCCAAAAAAACAGCAGTAATTGACCTTGGTTCTAATTCCGTTCGTATGGTGGTTTTTGAAAGAACCTCAAGATATGGTTTTTTCATTTGTAGCGAACACAAAAAGAAAGTAAGACTTGGAGAAAATGCCTATAATAATAACAAAATCCTCCAAGAAGAAGCTATGCTTAAAGCAGAGAAAGCTTTGGCTTACTTTAAAGAAAAAGCTTTAAAAGAAAAATGTAGAAAAATTATTGCTGTTGGAACTTCTGCGCTAAGAGATGCACCGAATGCTAAAGATTTCATATCTAGAATAGCAAAAAATGTAGGTTTAAATATCAAATGTATCAACGGAAAAACCGAATCATTTTTAGGCGGTCTTGCTGCGTTAAATTTGTTATCAAATATTCAAAATGCCACTACTATAGACATAGGCGGAGGATCAACCGAGCTTTGCTTGATTAAAGAAGGTAAAATTATAGATTGTATTTCACTTGATCTTGGTACGGTAAGATTAAAAGAAATCTTTTATGACACTAAAAGATTAAATGCGCTAGATCAGTTTATACAAGAAGCGCTAATGCAAGTTCCAAAGCGCTTTCAAAATGATAATATTATTGCCATAGGTGGGAGCTTAAGAGCGTTATCAAATTCTATAATGAAAAAAAACTCTTATCCATTAAAAATAATCCATAATTTCAGCTATAGTTTTGAGAAAGAAAAAAACCACATAGAAAAAATTCAAAATGCTAAAAATTTAGTTGATTTTAATATCAAAAAGGATCGTTTTGATACCATAAAAGAAGGCTGCGTAATCTTTTTAGCCTTAGCAAAAAACTTAAAAGCCAAAAATATCATCACCTCAGCAGTGGGTGTAAGAGAGGGCGTGTTTTTATCCAATCTTTTTCAAAAATATGCCAATATAAAAAACGACACTACCGATTTTTCAAAATTTAATGCTAAATTTCCACCTAATTTTAATCCGAGTTTAAAATCTTTACAAGATCGCTTTAATATAGACTATAGTGATAAAAGCGCATATTTTGCAAATAAATTATTTGATGTACTTTTACCTGTTCATAAAGTTGATATTAGCTTTAAAAAAGATCTTTTAAATGCTGCCAAACTAGCCCACATAGGCGAAAGAATTAATTTTTATTTTGCTAATGAGCATAGTGCCTACATGGCAATGAGTGGCTTAAATTTTGGCTTTTCACATAAGGAAATTTTACTTATTGCAACTCTTTTAAAGGCCAATGGTAAAAAAATCAATCCATTTGCTATTGAACATGTTAAAGAGTTATTACCAAACAATCATATATTAACTTGGCTTAATTTCATTCTTGCATTAGCAAAAAAATTAGCAAAAGATACTGATATAAATCTTGATTTTATGCTAAAAAACCATACTTTATATATTTACTCAGATAAAAAGCAAATTTATTTTTCAAAAGAAGAGATTAAAAAGATTTCAAAGCCAAAGCTTATCATTTTAGCTTTTAATCAAAAAAATTAA